The following are from one region of the Pseudomonas putida genome:
- a CDS encoding MFS transporter, which translates to MKKLSYEWKLVLLLAVLFGIVGLDRFVVLYLFPVIIPELGLNNMQAGAIASVLALTWAISTWVLGSMSDKYGRKRVLIYSTLFFSLMTWMTAIAKSFTSMLVIRGLLGIGEGGVFSTSVAAIASASSPDKKGLNLGIHQAFFPLLGIGLGPIIATQLNNYMPWEMVFIVVGVPGVLLAWCLARFMREPAREAPSAHGASSDGAFAALRYRNIWVATMVSCCFQTGLFVFSTFVALYLTQVVGLELSTVGLIVSGWGFGGFFGMIIMPALSDRVGRRPIMIVCAAAYSALMLVFALYPLPPAGMFALLFIAGVFGFGIAPIFLAIIPAETVPARMTGSAVGIPTCIGEMLGGVLMPIVAGGLADAFGLQYPMMIVGVAFATIAIVSFAFIETAPRALASAASPERAATL; encoded by the coding sequence ATGAAAAAACTCTCTTACGAGTGGAAGCTGGTACTCCTGCTGGCTGTCCTGTTCGGGATCGTCGGCCTTGACCGGTTTGTCGTTCTCTATCTGTTCCCAGTGATCATCCCTGAGCTTGGCCTCAACAATATGCAGGCCGGCGCCATAGCTTCCGTGCTGGCGTTAACCTGGGCGATCTCGACCTGGGTACTGGGCAGCATGTCCGACAAGTACGGGCGCAAGCGGGTGCTGATCTATTCGACGCTGTTTTTCTCGCTGATGACCTGGATGACAGCTATCGCCAAGAGTTTCACCAGCATGCTGGTGATCCGAGGGCTGCTGGGCATAGGCGAAGGTGGCGTATTCAGCACCAGCGTCGCAGCCATTGCCAGCGCCTCCTCGCCCGATAAAAAAGGCCTCAACCTGGGGATCCACCAGGCCTTCTTCCCGCTGCTGGGGATCGGGCTGGGGCCGATCATCGCCACTCAGCTCAATAACTACATGCCCTGGGAGATGGTCTTTATCGTGGTGGGCGTGCCCGGCGTGCTGCTAGCCTGGTGTTTGGCCAGGTTCATGCGTGAGCCCGCACGGGAGGCGCCAAGTGCCCACGGCGCCTCAAGCGATGGCGCCTTCGCGGCGCTGCGTTACCGTAACATCTGGGTCGCCACCATGGTCAGTTGCTGCTTCCAGACGGGCCTGTTCGTTTTCTCGACCTTCGTTGCGCTGTACCTGACCCAGGTCGTAGGCCTGGAACTGAGTACGGTTGGCCTGATCGTTTCCGGCTGGGGCTTCGGCGGTTTCTTCGGCATGATTATTATGCCGGCGCTGTCTGACCGTGTTGGCCGGCGCCCGATCATGATTGTCTGCGCGGCGGCCTACAGCGCGCTGATGCTGGTATTTGCGCTGTACCCACTGCCCCCGGCCGGTATGTTCGCGCTGTTGTTCATTGCAGGTGTATTCGGCTTCGGCATTGCGCCGATATTTCTGGCGATCATCCCCGCAGAAACCGTACCCGCGCGCATGACCGGTAGCGCCGTGGGCATTCCGACCTGCATCGGCGAGATGCTCGGTGGCGTTCTCATGCCTATCGTCGCGGGAGGGCTAGCTGATGCATTTGGCCTGCAGTATCCGATGATGATTGTCGGCGTGGCCTTCGCCACCATCGCTATCGTCTCGTTCGCCTTCATCGAAACGGCGCCACGCGCCTTAGCCAGCGCAGCATCCCCTGAGCGTGCCGCCACCCTGTAG
- a CDS encoding helix-turn-helix domain-containing protein: MTTSISTACVPASELGGFWDDISSRFFAKLDCQLGGLSSNDAPVGFEAHLKHSRLGCLDLIDLQASAHSVERRVSGGGDPHYFILSLITHGMCELTQDDRRCTVGAGEIVLYDTRRPYKVVLPRAFRMCSLRIPQETMHLYNPAAERAVSKPLTTANAIGRIIGGLMLTLFEEQKHATEVGEDAFARPLLEMLSLGVQSLAKDEADSACTRLVQFHLERIKSLIDAHLTEPLLSVEWIAEQLKMSVSSVHRVFSGQPVSASEYIWGKRLELCRMALANPCLRDRSISDIAYSWGFSSNAHFSRVFKRHLGMSPREYRAVSLPTK; encoded by the coding sequence ATGACGACTTCCATCTCAACTGCCTGCGTTCCGGCGTCAGAGCTCGGCGGTTTCTGGGACGATATCAGCAGCCGATTCTTCGCCAAACTTGATTGTCAGCTGGGCGGACTCTCCAGTAACGATGCGCCTGTTGGTTTTGAGGCGCATCTCAAGCACAGTCGTCTAGGCTGCCTCGATCTGATCGATCTTCAGGCAAGTGCGCACAGCGTCGAGCGTCGGGTCAGCGGTGGCGGCGACCCGCATTATTTCATCCTGAGCCTGATTACCCATGGCATGTGCGAGCTCACCCAGGATGACCGGCGCTGCACTGTAGGTGCTGGCGAGATCGTCCTTTATGATACCCGCCGGCCGTACAAGGTCGTGCTGCCTCGCGCTTTTCGCATGTGCTCGCTGCGCATACCTCAAGAGACCATGCACCTCTACAACCCGGCTGCAGAGCGTGCAGTGTCGAAGCCGCTGACAACGGCCAATGCGATTGGCCGGATCATTGGCGGCCTCATGCTGACGCTGTTCGAAGAACAGAAGCATGCCACCGAAGTGGGTGAAGACGCCTTTGCCAGACCGCTGCTGGAGATGCTCTCGCTGGGTGTGCAGTCGTTGGCCAAGGATGAGGCCGACTCGGCTTGCACCCGTCTCGTCCAGTTTCACCTTGAGCGCATCAAGAGCCTGATCGATGCTCATCTGACCGAGCCACTGCTGAGTGTCGAGTGGATCGCCGAACAGCTGAAGATGTCCGTCAGCTCTGTGCACCGGGTATTTTCCGGGCAACCGGTCTCGGCGAGCGAGTACATCTGGGGCAAGCGTCTGGAGTTGTGTCGGATGGCGCTGGCCAACCCTTGCCTGCGTGACCGCAGCATCAGCGACATCGCCTATAGCTGGGGCTTCTCCAGCAATGCGCATTTCAGTCGGGTGTTCAAACGTCACCTGGGTATGTCTCCCCGCGAATATCGCGCGGTCTCGCTGCCCACGAAGTAA
- a CDS encoding PLP-dependent aminotransferase family protein produces MPLSDESSAPPVIAWTRPFVPGGGAKYIQILEMLEKSIQSGSLQQGDQLPPQRILAAHLGVDLTTITRAYTEARNRGLIASYSGRGSFVMGASETDMAQSVDLAMNIPPQPADGSMAQQASSAMAELLSRDSIEALSAYQQQPVPLALLKAAQGWLRPALGEIDCGGLVVCSGSQVAIFAILSAQTRPGDVVLCDALTYPGLILAAEQLKLRLWPVPSCAQGMQPDALAQACEESGARLLYLNPTFHNPTAHTMPLARRREIAEIILRCSITLIEDDPYRYLLDDAPPPIATLTGRRNTYYLASLSKCLWPSLRTSFVLPPHGDDGQSLQLSLRATSMGCSALLLALVEQWISSGAAASLMQEIKREIRARQQLAGKLLSHPFQSHPTGLHLWLQLPSHWNQELFTHALRDQGVQVASGHSFAVATPAPDCLRISLGGASNQAELSHALRKIETLLNQDRRRDSRTFV; encoded by the coding sequence ATGCCCCTAAGTGACGAGTCATCTGCACCACCCGTTATCGCTTGGACCAGGCCTTTTGTGCCGGGCGGAGGCGCTAAATACATACAAATTCTCGAAATGCTGGAAAAATCCATACAGTCTGGTTCACTCCAGCAAGGAGATCAGCTACCGCCGCAACGCATCCTCGCGGCTCACCTTGGCGTAGATCTCACGACTATCACTCGCGCCTACACCGAGGCACGTAACCGTGGACTGATCGCGTCCTACAGTGGGCGGGGCTCTTTCGTTATGGGCGCCAGCGAAACTGATATGGCGCAGAGCGTCGACCTGGCGATGAACATTCCTCCGCAGCCCGCCGATGGCTCGATGGCCCAGCAGGCCAGCAGCGCGATGGCCGAGTTGTTATCTCGCGACAGCATCGAGGCGCTCTCGGCCTACCAGCAGCAGCCGGTACCCCTCGCTTTGTTAAAGGCAGCACAAGGCTGGCTGCGCCCAGCTCTGGGCGAAATTGACTGTGGCGGGCTGGTGGTTTGTTCGGGGTCCCAAGTGGCGATCTTCGCTATCCTCAGTGCGCAGACGCGCCCGGGAGACGTCGTCTTGTGCGACGCGCTTACCTACCCGGGGCTGATCCTCGCTGCCGAACAATTGAAACTGCGGCTGTGGCCTGTGCCTAGTTGCGCGCAGGGCATGCAACCCGACGCCCTGGCTCAAGCCTGTGAGGAAAGCGGCGCACGTCTGCTGTACCTGAATCCGACATTCCATAACCCGACGGCACATACCATGCCCCTGGCACGGCGCCGAGAAATCGCCGAAATCATCCTGCGCTGCAGCATCACGCTGATCGAGGACGATCCTTACCGCTATCTCCTCGACGATGCGCCGCCGCCCATAGCCACCCTCACCGGAAGGCGCAACACCTACTACCTTGCGTCCCTGTCCAAGTGCCTGTGGCCAAGCCTGCGCACCTCATTCGTACTCCCCCCGCACGGCGATGACGGCCAGAGCCTGCAACTCAGCCTGCGTGCGACCAGCATGGGTTGCTCGGCATTGCTGCTGGCCTTGGTCGAGCAATGGATCAGCAGCGGAGCCGCTGCGAGCTTGATGCAGGAAATCAAACGCGAAATTCGCGCCCGCCAACAATTGGCCGGCAAACTGCTGTCGCACCCGTTCCAGTCGCATCCGACCGGGCTGCATCTGTGGCTGCAGTTGCCTTCGCACTGGAATCAGGAGCTGTTCACTCATGCCCTGCGCGATCAAGGCGTGCAGGTAGCCAGCGGGCATTCGTTCGCGGTTGCGACACCTGCACCGGACTGCCTGAGAATCTCTCTGGGCGGCGCCAGCAATCAAGCCGAATTGAGCCACGCCTTGCGCAAGATCGAGACCCTCCTCAACCAGGACCGCCGGCGTGACTCGCGCACGTTCGTTTGA
- a CDS encoding DUF934 domain-containing protein: protein MILIDRHGLPQSDTWHYLDRDETLSYSPSTVVHPQQWDAYHMHFGTPARGLWLTGEQTLDQVQAILGQLTLIVVEFAKSRDGRGFTLARLLRERYGFDGDLRAAGPLLPDQFAMLLQCGFSSVLIPPASPVVRWQQAAGAIHNARPRTLLERLSQRNEV from the coding sequence GTGATACTCATTGATCGCCATGGCCTGCCGCAGAGCGACACCTGGCACTACCTGGATCGCGACGAAACGCTGTCCTATTCGCCAAGCACCGTGGTCCACCCGCAGCAATGGGATGCCTACCACATGCACTTTGGTACCCCGGCCCGAGGCCTGTGGCTGACGGGTGAGCAAACGCTCGACCAAGTGCAGGCAATACTCGGCCAGCTCACCCTGATCGTGGTGGAGTTCGCCAAGTCGCGGGATGGCCGCGGCTTCACACTAGCGCGCCTGCTGCGTGAACGCTACGGCTTTGACGGGGACCTGCGTGCCGCCGGGCCGTTGCTACCTGACCAGTTCGCCATGCTCCTGCAGTGTGGTTTCAGCAGCGTTCTCATACCGCCTGCAAGCCCTGTCGTGCGCTGGCAGCAAGCTGCTGGCGCCATTCACAACGCGCGCCCGCGGACACTGCTCGAGCGCCTTTCCCAACGTAATGAGGTATAG
- a CDS encoding aromatic acid/H+ symport family MFS transporter, translated as MTHKPALHIAGDAPLGKLHYTLLFWCSFIMLFDGYDLVIYGSVVPRLMEEWALTPVVAGWMGSAALFGMMFGAVVVGPQADRLGRRKVIIGSIALASLCALGTAFTWDAPSFALLRFITGVGLGGAIPNIVALMNDLAPTSRRSSLTTIMLSFYSIGAMVSALVAMLIIPRFGWEATFIIGGVPLLLLPWLARQLPESLHYLLEKDHAAASALLKRIDPQVDTSTVSFAAPLRTSSAAPLSRLFAEGRGVGTVFLWLGFGMCMLMVYGLNTWLPKIMVAGGFELGSSLMFLVTLNIGATAGALGGGWLADRWGCKPTLILFFLLAVVSLCTLGLKPGPVLLNIMLLVAGATTIGTLAVIHAFAAQQYPSEIRSTGVSWCSAIGRFGGVAGPTLGGLMLSMNLPLQLNFILCAVPGVIAIFAIAMIRQRRIAVPAATMPAVDARP; from the coding sequence ATGACTCATAAACCTGCGCTGCACATTGCGGGGGACGCGCCCCTCGGCAAGCTCCATTACACGCTGCTGTTCTGGTGCTCGTTCATCATGCTGTTCGATGGCTATGACCTGGTCATCTATGGCTCGGTGGTACCGCGGCTGATGGAAGAGTGGGCGTTGACCCCCGTAGTGGCCGGCTGGATGGGCAGTGCGGCGTTGTTCGGAATGATGTTCGGTGCGGTGGTGGTCGGGCCGCAGGCTGATCGACTCGGGCGCCGCAAGGTGATCATCGGCTCCATTGCCCTTGCCAGTCTCTGCGCCCTGGGGACTGCCTTTACCTGGGATGCACCTAGCTTTGCCTTGTTGCGGTTCATCACTGGCGTCGGTCTGGGCGGCGCAATTCCCAACATCGTGGCATTGATGAACGACTTGGCGCCGACCTCGCGACGCAGCTCGCTCACCACCATCATGCTTAGCTTCTACTCGATTGGCGCGATGGTTTCGGCGCTGGTGGCGATGCTGATCATCCCGCGTTTTGGCTGGGAGGCGACCTTCATCATCGGGGGCGTACCGTTGCTGCTTCTGCCTTGGCTGGCGCGCCAACTGCCCGAGTCACTGCACTATCTGTTGGAGAAAGACCATGCCGCGGCGAGTGCCCTGCTCAAGCGAATCGATCCGCAGGTAGATACCAGTACCGTCAGTTTTGCCGCACCGCTGCGCACCTCATCTGCAGCACCGCTCTCGCGGCTGTTCGCCGAGGGCCGTGGGGTTGGCACGGTGTTCCTGTGGCTGGGCTTTGGCATGTGCATGCTGATGGTCTACGGACTCAATACTTGGCTGCCGAAGATCATGGTCGCCGGTGGCTTCGAGCTGGGTTCGAGTCTGATGTTCCTCGTTACTCTCAACATCGGCGCTACGGCTGGCGCGCTGGGCGGCGGCTGGCTGGCTGACCGCTGGGGCTGCAAGCCGACATTGATACTGTTCTTCCTGCTTGCCGTGGTGTCCTTGTGCACTCTGGGTCTCAAGCCAGGCCCGGTGCTACTCAACATCATGCTGCTGGTCGCGGGGGCTACAACCATAGGTACACTTGCGGTCATTCATGCCTTCGCAGCCCAGCAGTATCCGAGCGAGATCCGCTCCACGGGCGTCAGCTGGTGCTCGGCAATCGGCCGCTTCGGTGGCGTCGCCGGCCCAACGCTGGGCGGGCTGATGCTGAGTATGAACCTGCCGCTTCAGCTCAACTTCATCCTCTGTGCGGTACCAGGCGTGATAGCCATCTTCGCCATCGCGATGATCCGCCAGCGCCGCATCGCAGTACCAGCCGCCACCATGCCGGCGGTGGACGCGCGGCCTTGA
- a CDS encoding DUF2474 domain-containing protein yields MSKAVSSNHFGRKLLWMAGIWAASVVALGAVAMAVRVAMSLAGMHH; encoded by the coding sequence ATGAGCAAAGCAGTCTCTTCCAATCACTTTGGCCGAAAGCTGCTGTGGATGGCCGGTATCTGGGCCGCCAGCGTGGTCGCCCTGGGCGCCGTGGCCATGGCGGTGAGGGTGGCGATGTCGTTGGCCGGCATGCATCACTGA
- the cydB gene encoding cytochrome d ubiquinol oxidase subunit II, whose amino-acid sequence MGIDLPLIWFLIIGFGVMMYVITDGFDLGIGILFPFIRDREHRDTMVNTVAPVWDGNETWLVLGGAGLMAAFPKVYAILLSALYLPALGLLAGLIWRGVSFEFRFKADEAHKPFWDRAFMSGSFAAAFFQGVILGAFIEGHQIVDGVATNDVLSWLTLFNVFCGLGVVVAYALLGATWLVYKTEGPLQASIIRAATPITLATVVTMLVVSIWTPMTHPAIFERWFSLPNFWFFLPVPLLVMLATWAILRSLRGVPHAGPFIWSLVLVFLGYTGLLISIWPYVLPPSLTIWEAAGPPQSLGFALVGALFIIPFILGYSAWSYYVFRGKVKVGEGYH is encoded by the coding sequence ATGGGTATAGATCTTCCGCTGATCTGGTTCCTGATCATCGGCTTCGGGGTGATGATGTATGTCATCACAGACGGCTTCGACCTGGGAATCGGCATTCTCTTTCCTTTCATCCGTGATCGCGAACACCGCGACACCATGGTCAACACCGTGGCGCCGGTATGGGATGGCAACGAAACCTGGCTGGTGCTGGGGGGCGCCGGGCTGATGGCGGCCTTTCCGAAGGTCTATGCGATTCTGCTGAGCGCGCTGTACCTGCCAGCGCTGGGCTTGCTGGCCGGGCTGATCTGGCGAGGCGTATCGTTCGAGTTTCGTTTCAAGGCAGACGAGGCGCACAAGCCGTTCTGGGACCGAGCATTCATGTCTGGCTCATTCGCCGCAGCGTTCTTCCAGGGAGTGATCCTGGGGGCGTTCATCGAAGGCCATCAGATCGTCGACGGCGTAGCCACCAACGACGTCTTGAGCTGGCTGACGCTGTTCAACGTATTCTGTGGCCTGGGTGTGGTGGTGGCCTACGCGCTGCTCGGCGCGACATGGCTGGTGTACAAGACTGAGGGGCCGCTGCAGGCGAGCATCATTCGCGCTGCAACGCCGATCACCCTGGCGACAGTGGTGACCATGCTGGTAGTGAGCATCTGGACGCCGATGACCCATCCGGCGATCTTCGAGCGCTGGTTCAGCCTGCCAAACTTCTGGTTCTTCCTGCCGGTGCCGCTGCTGGTCATGCTGGCTACCTGGGCGATCCTGCGGTCGCTGCGCGGTGTGCCTCATGCTGGCCCGTTCATCTGGTCGCTGGTGCTGGTCTTTCTCGGCTACACGGGGCTGCTGATCAGCATCTGGCCCTATGTGCTGCCACCGAGCCTGACTATCTGGGAGGCGGCCGGCCCGCCGCAGAGCCTGGGCTTCGCCTTGGTCGGCGCGCTGTTCATCATTCCGTTCATTCTGGGTTATTCAGCCTGGTCGTATTACGTTTTCCGCGGCAAGGTCAAAGTCGGCGAGGGATATCACTGA
- a CDS encoding transporter, with translation MQARKDKTVFTTLCAALTALALANSNVVDAAVLSTDPGDYVALPPGTELGLLYYQHTERNRIKLDGRTVTKDFGLDSDIGIARFVHWTTLGGFTVTPQVILPFGHLDLSGSKDYSVSGAADPMVGSALWLVNDPKQERYLAIAGYVGMPLGSYDQDAPVNLGENRWKGMLHLAYVQALLPNTLYAEITLEHDTFGDNDDFFGQTLRQDDVFEVQTHLRYVFNQTNQFAVSWFHTTGGETHVGGVAQNDTTGTQRYLLTWQHFLQPTLQVQTQFGQDLDVVNGAQEKFRVNVRIAHAF, from the coding sequence ATGCAAGCCCGCAAAGACAAGACCGTCTTCACAACCTTGTGTGCAGCCCTCACAGCGTTGGCTCTGGCCAACAGCAACGTCGTCGACGCCGCCGTGCTATCAACCGATCCCGGCGACTATGTCGCCTTGCCACCGGGCACCGAGTTGGGTCTGCTGTATTACCAGCACACCGAACGCAACCGTATCAAGCTCGATGGCCGCACCGTGACCAAGGACTTTGGCCTGGACAGCGACATCGGCATCGCTCGCTTCGTGCACTGGACCACCTTGGGCGGTTTCACCGTCACGCCACAAGTCATCCTGCCCTTCGGCCATCTCGACCTGAGCGGCAGCAAGGACTATAGCGTCAGCGGCGCCGCAGACCCTATGGTCGGAAGTGCACTGTGGCTGGTAAACGACCCCAAGCAAGAGCGCTATCTCGCCATCGCCGGCTATGTCGGCATGCCACTGGGCAGCTATGACCAAGACGCTCCGGTCAACCTCGGTGAGAACCGCTGGAAAGGCATGCTGCACCTGGCCTATGTGCAGGCGCTGTTGCCTAACACGCTGTATGCAGAGATAACGCTGGAACACGACACCTTCGGCGATAACGATGACTTCTTCGGCCAGACGCTACGCCAGGACGATGTGTTCGAAGTGCAAACGCACCTGCGCTATGTCTTCAACCAGACGAATCAGTTCGCTGTCAGCTGGTTTCACACCACAGGTGGCGAAACCCATGTCGGTGGCGTGGCCCAGAACGACACGACCGGCACCCAGCGCTATCTGCTGACGTGGCAGCATTTCCTGCAACCGACCCTGCAGGTACAGACCCAATTCGGCCAGGACCTTGATGTCGTCAACGGCGCTCAGGAGAAATTCCGGGTGAACGTCCGCATCGCACACGCCTTCTGA
- a CDS encoding LysR family transcriptional regulator has translation MASFDLNLITTFITLYETQSVTATAQRLFVTQPSVSYALAKLREQFDDALFVRNRQGMQPTRLATQLYGGFKEASRCIDSAVGEARKFEPGHSRRQFRLALSDLGEMALLPRLMEHLGTLAPNIELEVVPLEIDQVGTWLNDGHIDAAICSRKLNETGMVSRVLMKERYVLLLDAAHPRIGEAINMQQFLAEPHVLVTRTSGHGMAEDALQLLGVERWIKLRLPHFSVLPRLIPGTDLLGILPHQIAQSFCEMPLPRKLKTLELPFDVPAFDVTLYWHSRSAQSTALTWFVRQVQMALGSDAGAAQ, from the coding sequence ATGGCCAGCTTCGATCTGAATCTCATCACCACCTTCATCACCCTCTATGAGACCCAAAGCGTGACGGCCACTGCGCAACGTTTGTTCGTTACTCAGCCATCCGTCAGCTATGCCCTGGCAAAACTCAGGGAGCAATTCGATGACGCGTTGTTCGTGCGTAATCGCCAAGGCATGCAACCGACACGGCTGGCCACACAACTTTATGGAGGTTTCAAGGAAGCCTCGCGCTGCATCGACTCGGCGGTAGGCGAAGCGCGCAAGTTCGAACCCGGCCATTCGCGGCGGCAGTTCCGTCTGGCGCTGTCGGACCTGGGCGAAATGGCCTTGTTGCCTCGGTTGATGGAACACCTCGGCACCCTGGCACCGAACATCGAGCTGGAAGTGGTCCCGCTGGAAATCGACCAGGTCGGCACGTGGCTGAACGATGGCCACATCGACGCAGCCATCTGCAGCAGGAAGCTCAACGAAACCGGGATGGTCTCGCGGGTACTGATGAAAGAGCGCTATGTATTGCTGCTCGATGCGGCCCATCCACGTATCGGTGAAGCCATCAACATGCAGCAGTTTCTCGCTGAGCCGCACGTGCTGGTGACGCGTACCTCTGGCCATGGCATGGCTGAAGATGCGCTGCAGCTACTCGGCGTCGAGCGCTGGATCAAGCTGCGTCTGCCGCATTTTTCGGTCCTGCCCAGACTGATTCCAGGCACCGATCTGCTGGGTATCCTGCCCCACCAGATCGCCCAAAGCTTTTGCGAGATGCCATTGCCGAGGAAGCTCAAGACGCTCGAGCTGCCCTTCGATGTCCCGGCCTTCGACGTGACCCTGTACTGGCATTCGCGCAGCGCCCAGTCCACCGCACTGACTTGGTTTGTCCGCCAGGTACAGATGGCACTGGGTAGCGACGCGGGGGCGGCTCAGTGA
- a CDS encoding DUF2849 domain-containing protein, translating into MSDCHLICANRLGDGAVVWLDEVYGWVECLEQAAVFSAEQLPAAQSAAETAVRDNLVVGPLQCPASLVEGVPEPHSLRERLRARGPSVRTDLGKQAHAERTVAESPSQRPVVPMAASRAGVYQYDPDEREFLKDRARQFGQQVERRLSGELDEEAFKVYRLMNGLYLQLHGYMLRVAIPYGTLSAVQLRQLAYVADTYDKGYGHLTTRQNIQFNWPKLADTAEILSVLADADLHCIQTSGNCIRNVTTDHFAGAAADELVDPRVHAEILRQWSTDHPEFTYLPRKFKIAMTGSPHDRAAVRFHDIGILARRNEQGQVGFQIYAGGGLGRTPIVGTLVREWLPERELLRYVEAILRVYNALGRRDNLYKARIKILVRELKPGRFIEMIEDEFARLPSDRQYLEPEIVKAITARFVQPAFETLPGLCEDFIERRAEDPAFAAWVSSNTHPHKRRGYISAVVSLKPPGGIPGDISTQEMLQLADLAEGYSLNEVRISHEQNLVLPHVRQRDLYTVWQALCAMGLATANVGLLSDSIACPGMDYCSLATARSVPVAQRIAARFDGPRQREIGELKLNVSGCINACAHHHVAHIGILGLDKSGHENYQITLGGSAEEDAAVGTILGRSVPYEQVPEVIEAIIDIYLNLREPHERFLDTYRRVGIEPFKEVLRDTH; encoded by the coding sequence ATGAGTGACTGCCATCTGATCTGTGCCAATCGCCTTGGCGATGGTGCCGTGGTCTGGCTGGATGAAGTGTATGGTTGGGTCGAATGCCTGGAGCAGGCTGCGGTTTTCAGCGCCGAGCAGTTGCCGGCTGCGCAGAGCGCTGCCGAGACAGCGGTTCGCGACAACCTGGTGGTTGGGCCACTGCAGTGCCCGGCGTCGCTGGTTGAAGGTGTCCCTGAACCACATAGCCTGCGCGAGCGGCTGCGGGCACGCGGTCCGTCCGTGCGTACCGACCTGGGTAAGCAGGCGCACGCCGAGCGCACTGTGGCCGAGTCACCCAGCCAGCGACCGGTAGTGCCCATGGCTGCCAGCAGAGCTGGGGTTTATCAATACGACCCTGATGAACGCGAGTTTCTCAAGGATCGCGCGCGCCAGTTTGGCCAGCAGGTAGAACGTCGACTCAGCGGTGAGCTCGATGAAGAGGCGTTCAAGGTCTATCGACTGATGAACGGCCTGTATCTGCAACTGCATGGCTATATGCTCCGCGTGGCTATTCCGTATGGCACCTTGAGTGCGGTGCAACTGCGTCAGCTGGCCTATGTCGCGGACACCTACGACAAGGGCTATGGTCACCTCACCACGCGGCAGAACATTCAGTTCAACTGGCCCAAGCTGGCAGATACCGCCGAAATCCTATCGGTGCTGGCCGATGCCGATCTGCACTGCATTCAGACCAGCGGCAACTGCATCCGTAACGTCACCACCGACCATTTCGCTGGCGCCGCCGCCGATGAACTGGTCGACCCGCGGGTGCATGCCGAGATCCTGCGGCAGTGGTCGACCGATCATCCCGAGTTCACCTACCTGCCGCGCAAATTCAAGATCGCCATGACCGGTAGCCCGCATGACCGTGCGGCTGTGCGCTTCCATGACATCGGTATTCTGGCGCGTCGAAACGAGCAGGGGCAGGTCGGCTTCCAGATTTACGCCGGCGGCGGACTGGGGCGTACGCCGATCGTCGGTACGCTCGTACGCGAGTGGCTGCCTGAGCGTGAACTACTGCGTTATGTCGAGGCCATTCTGCGTGTTTACAACGCGCTCGGACGACGTGACAACCTGTATAAGGCGCGCATCAAGATCCTGGTGCGAGAGCTCAAGCCTGGCCGTTTCATCGAGATGATCGAAGACGAGTTCGCGCGCCTGCCCAGCGACCGACAATATCTCGAGCCTGAGATCGTCAAGGCGATCACCGCACGCTTCGTGCAGCCGGCCTTCGAGACGCTACCGGGCCTGTGCGAGGACTTTATCGAGAGACGCGCGGAAGACCCGGCGTTCGCCGCCTGGGTGAGCAGCAACACCCACCCGCACAAACGTCGCGGATACATCAGTGCGGTGGTTTCGCTGAAGCCGCCAGGCGGTATTCCCGGCGATATCAGTACGCAGGAGATGCTCCAGCTGGCCGACCTTGCCGAAGGGTACTCGCTGAATGAAGTGCGTATTTCCCACGAGCAGAACCTGGTACTGCCTCACGTCCGTCAGCGCGACCTCTACACCGTATGGCAGGCGCTGTGCGCCATGGGCCTGGCCACCGCCAATGTCGGCTTGCTGTCTGACTCGATTGCCTGCCCGGGCATGGACTACTGCAGCCTGGCGACTGCCCGTTCGGTGCCGGTTGCCCAGCGCATCGCCGCGCGTTTCGATGGGCCTCGGCAGCGAGAGATCGGCGAGCTGAAGCTGAATGTGTCTGGCTGCATCAATGCCTGCGCCCACCACCATGTCGCGCATATCGGCATCCTCGGGCTGGATAAGTCAGGCCACGAAAACTACCAGATCACCCTGGGCGGCAGCGCCGAGGAAGATGCGGCAGTGGGGACCATTTTGGGCCGCTCCGTGCCCTACGAGCAGGTCCCTGAAGTGATCGAAGCGATCATCGACATCTATCTGAATCTGCGTGAGCCGCACGAGCGCTTCCTCGACACCTATCGGCGTGTCGGTATCGAGCCTTTCAAGGAGGTGCTGCGTGATACTCATTGA